A stretch of DNA from Malus sylvestris chromosome 9, drMalSylv7.2, whole genome shotgun sequence:
TCTGTACATGGAAGATCATGTTCAAGATCTTTGTAGTTGATTATGGTAAATTTATTCTTTCTTTATCCAGGTAATAATGATGGAACTTGATCAATATAAAAGGCGGGCTCTTATGTTGAATTTAGAGTGCATTAACACTTTAAATGAGGGTCTTTTACTTCAACATGCAGCAGATGGTTGCCCAAAGCCAAAGTGGACCAAATACACGAGCTTTCTGAAAAGCAAAACTTTTGCTGAACTGACTCGGCCAAAAAAGCTGACTCCTGCTACTTTACGATTTGAGGAGCCAGTACATGTAGTACAGGCAGTGCAGCAGGAGGTTGTCGATGAACCCGGAAAACCATATCCAAAAATCCACACCCTTTTTTCCACTGAATGCACCCCTTACTTTGATTGGCAGACTGTAGGACTTGTCCACAGTTTTCACCTGAGTGGTCAGCCTGGAAATATCACACGATTACTCAGCTGTACAGATGAAGACTTGAAGCAATATGCTGGGCATGATCTGGCTCCCACCCATTATGTCCCTTCCATGAGCCGACATCCATTAACGGGTGattggtaaatttttttcttcaagggtcTTCTTTCCTTCTTATAGTTTGTTCTTGGTGGTGGTTTAATGTTAATTTCAGCATTGACATCCTATCTCCCAATCTTTAAGAGAAGCAAAGCTCATCCTTTTGTTCTATCTACCAGGTATCCAGCGATTAACAAACCAGCTGCAGTCCTTCATTGGCTCAATCATGCAAATACGGATGCAGAGTACATAGTGATTCTTGATGCTGATATGATCTTGAGAGGTCCAATTACACCATGGGAATTCAAAGCAGCACGTGGCCGACCAGTTTCAACTCCCTATGAGTAAGCAATctgattttttaaattttattattattattattctatgGTTTGGTATCTCAGGACCCAAAATGTTATTAGGGGTCCATATTTCTAGTTTCTAGTTGTATAATCCATACGAGGACTAATTTTTCCTGATCTGTATATGGTAGCTATCTTATCGGTTGTGATAATGAGCTTGCGAAACTCCATACTCGCCATCCTGAAGCCTGTGACAAGGTTGGGGGTGTTATCATCATGCATATAGATGATCTTAGAAAGTTTGCTCTACTGTGGTTGCATAAAACCGAGGAAGTCCGGGCAGACACAGCTCATTATGCCACAAATATCACTGGTGATATATATGCATCTGGTTGGATAAGTGAGATGTATGGTTACTCATTCGGGGCGGCAGAGGTAAATTGTTCTGCTGTGTAAAAAAGCGCTTCAGTATTTACCCTGAGCATCATCACCATTATTTAAAAAGTGTTTCAGTGCTATTATGTGATAATGATTCTATTCCCCTTCGTTTTTCCATGTAGTTGAAACTACGGCATCAAATAAGCAGCGAGATACTGATATACCCAGGGTATGCTCCTGAACCAGGCATCAAATACAGAGTATTCCACTACGGTTTGGAATTCAAGGTTGGAAACTGGAGCTTTGATAAAGCAAGCTGGAGGAATGTTGATGTGGTTAACAAGTGCTGGGGCCAGTTTCCAGACCCACCCGACCCTTCAACGCTCGACCAGACAGACAAGAACAAACTGCAGACAGATCTACTTAGCCTAGAATGCATTAAGACACTAAAGGATGCATTACACCTGCATCACAAGAGAAGGAACTGTCCCGATCCCAGTTCATTGTCCAACTCAAACTCACAAGCAGCGGAGGAAGTTGTAGTATCAAGGAAACTTGGTAAGTTGGATGGAAGTTTTGGTCTAGGAAGCAACCATGTCCAAACGAATCATTCCGAGGAGATTTCGGAACCTACATTGACAGATGGGATGTTTAGTTCTGTGAGGTTCTGGGTTGTTGCTCTATGGGCATTCTGTGGTTTGGGCTTCTTGACGGTCACGTCAGTGCTGTTTTCAGGTCGTAAAGGGAAAGGTAAAAGAGGTAAAAGTCATAGAATTAAGAGGAGAAATTCTGGTACAGGATTTATGGATATTAGCAGCCGTGATAGGCATTTACGTGGAGGTGAAGTACCTTCATAACATTCTCTTGTGAGCTAAGTTCAGAAACTCCATCAAAAGTGGAGACCGAGTTTGATTTGCCATGGGTGATACAGTGACCAAACTCATCCATACGACATTACATTTACGCTATCCCACTACAATTTTTTTACGAAATGTTAGTTTAGGGTTATCAtaagaggaagatgagaggCTATGTAGTAATTTTGACATTTGATATCACTTTGTATTTTACTCGTTTTCTTTTCCATATCAAATCGTATACGTGCTTACAGTGATGTTGCATAATATGCTTTCTTTCACGCAGACGTTTTGTCTTCCTTGTGTGTTTAAATTTTACAAATGTTGAAAGAGATTCCAAGTTCGAAAACTATTTGTAACATGCTCATACAATTCAAATTTGCCACTAACATCTTGTTTGGGTCCAACCTTACATCTTTAGCTTGACGAATATCACTATTGACCAAAACACTTCTCAATTTCCTAACTTGTTATGTTGTAAGATTGTTAATATTCGTGCAAGAGCGTATCCCACAACCGTATTGTTAGAGGCTGCATGTCACCAGTTATGGATCCCCGACCAATAAAGAGATCGAAAGATAACAGGATAAATAATTGGTTAAACAGTAGAATTCTCTTAGTCAGTCATAGCTTCGAAAAAGTCCGTCTCCTCAGCCCAAATAAGCAAACTTATTAATTGCGTGAGTCAACATCCTAATCTAAATACGATTGTGATTTGTTTATGTTCTTAGATGATTTCCTACTGTAAATAGATTGGAAGTTATTAAGGGAGTTAATTTTCCTTGCACTACAAGGATTGTATCTAGGGTTTTGccattataaatatataattacgTACAAGACGCAGCCAAAAAGTTCCAGCGTACGTCTAGGGTTCTGCCATCGACCAATCCAAAATGGCCGCGAACTTGGACATGCCGGCGCCGGAGGAGATGAATATGGACTTGGATCTTCCCGGCAGCGAGGAGGAGGACTTTCGCAGTGCTCTGCAACTCCCCTGGTTAGTACTCGCTCAACATAGTCCCGACTGCTTAGAGTTCTCTATCCCATCTGACTCTGAGAGCAAAGTTATCAAGTTGGATTTGCCTAGGAAAAATCAAGGGCGGTTTCATAGTTCTTCCAAAGGTTGGTTGATTATGGTCAAGGAAGAAACCTCTCAAAGTTTTTCTATTTAACCCTATTTCAGGAGACAAACACAAACTTCCTTGTGTGAAATCCCATCTTTCAAAAAATTTGAAGGTAGAAAACCCGACTGCTTTGGTCCCTTCTCAAGTGAAATCCCATCGATTGATATATTTGCGTAGAAAAGCCAACGGCTTTCTTCGCGAAATTGCAATATCCAGTTCAAATATCTCAGAATGTACGGTGGCGGCAATTTTTTGGACTGGGGAAATCGGTGTGTGCAGGCCGGGAGAAAAAAGTTGGACCATCTTTCCGGGTTTGGATGATAAAAAAGAGTCTCCTCTATGCCTTCTGTTTTCGTCCAGTGGCATGCTATATGTGTTAGTAAAAAACGATGAGATTGAGAGTGGAGGTGTTGCAACTCGCACGTTACGATTCGAAGATGGTGATGAGATACAACTGAAGTTGGTTcatgacaaaaaagaaaaatcacgaaaAGATTCATTCAATTGCTGGGGTCCCAATGCCTTTTTGCGGGTCATCGTCGAGGACAAGTCATATTTGATAGAATCAGTAACCAACAATGAAGTCTTGCTGATTCACCAAATTAAAAATCGAGAGGTGAACGATTGTTATGGCATTACAAGGACTCTTGATTTCTTAGTTTACAAGATTGATCCGGAGAATGACAGAAGCTTTATCGAGGTAAAGAGTTTGGGGAATCAAATATTATTTGTATCAAGCCGAGGCTGCTCCTTGTCTTTTCCAGTGAGTAATTCCAAAGGGTTGAAAGCGAATTGCATTCATTTTGTGGAGTTAGGAgtaaagcaaagcttatttgGTCTTAACGATCCTTCTGGTACTGGTACAAGCCGCGTCTTCTGCTTGGATTGCCGGAAGTCCCAAGAGTCTGCAACTTCAACACTGTGGGGACTAAGTTGGTGGAGTCCAAGAAGTTGATGGTAGCCTGGAGTTCTTCCGTTTGTATTTTAGTATTGGTGTTTGAAAacattagtatttaggtttgttttaatgtttggtttttttggcctagcccgttagtattagggtttcgtttCCTTATCTATTATAGAGTTAGGTTAGTTTTCTAAATATATGATACTTTGTAACTCTATAGAAACAACTTAGTCAATATGTAACCTCTTTGATTCATGTAGCCTCTTCAAAGTTCTGTATTTCTTATCTAATAAAGTTTTATATTCAATTAGTTCTCTAATATTCAATTAGTACTTATTCCTTcattttgcaaagtgttttATTAGAAAGTGGGATTAGTTtgtaattgaagtttatcatctttagatttcttaatttttctttaaaaagtttATGGTGAGCCAAAACGATATCCAAATTGCTTTATAATCTTTTACCATACTACACTACTGTTGAAGATCAACACCAGCCCAATTGGTGTTTGTGTTGAAGtgtaatcttgtcttggcccaaGATGGATCCAGCCCATGGACAAAGAAAGATCCATacacatgctagagaattctagcaaagttcaagttggtggaagagtctagaaaaatGGTGAGGTTTCTACCAACATGCAAGATTAGTAGTTAGtagaattatctagatatctctagcatgatga
This window harbors:
- the LOC126582939 gene encoding peptidyl serine alpha-galactosyltransferase-like; amino-acid sequence: MAGFLVLVAVAVVVGLCINGGWVAEAGREAPGRTGRRVHTLFSVECQNYFDWQTVGLMHSYRKSLQPGPITRLLSCTDHEKKKYKGMHLAPTFEVPSMSRHPKTGDWYPAINKPAGVVYWLKHSKEAENVDWVVILDADMIIRGPIVPWELGAEKGKPVAAYYGYLVGCDNLLAQLHTKHPELCDKVGGLLAMHIDDLRALAPMWLSKTEEVREDRAHWTTNITGDIYGKGWISEMYGYSFGAAEVGLQHKINDNLMIYPGYTPAEGVEPILLHYGLPFSVGNWSFSKLDHHEDGIVYDCGRLFPEPPYPKEVIMMELDQYKRRALMLNLECINTLNEGLLLQHAADGCPKPKWTKYTSFLKSKTFAELTRPKKLTPATLRFEEPVHVVQAVQQEVVDEPGKPYPKIHTLFSTECTPYFDWQTVGLVHSFHLSGQPGNITRLLSCTDEDLKQYAGHDLAPTHYVPSMSRHPLTGDWYPAINKPAAVLHWLNHANTDAEYIVILDADMILRGPITPWEFKAARGRPVSTPYDYLIGCDNELAKLHTRHPEACDKVGGVIIMHIDDLRKFALLWLHKTEEVRADTAHYATNITGDIYASGWISEMYGYSFGAAELKLRHQISSEILIYPGYAPEPGIKYRVFHYGLEFKVGNWSFDKASWRNVDVVNKCWGQFPDPPDPSTLDQTDKNKLQTDLLSLECIKTLKDALHLHHKRRNCPDPSSLSNSNSQAAEEVVVSRKLGKLDGSFGLGSNHVQTNHSEEISEPTLTDGMFSSVRFWVVALWAFCGLGFLTVTSVLFSGRKGKGKRGKSHRIKRRNSGTGFMDISSRDRHLRGGEVPS